One Deltaproteobacteria bacterium genomic window, GACGATCGGCGCGCCGCGCTCGAGAACGTGTTGGTGAAGCGGACGCTCCTCCCCGACCATCTGATGTGGCAGCTGCGCCTATCCGACCTCTCCGACCGGGAGAAGGAGGTGGGCGCGCTCATCATCGGGAGTCTCGACAAGGACGGCTACCTGCCGCTCCAGCTCGAGGAGGTCGCCTTCCTGGCCGACACCTGGCCCGACGTCGCGATCGTGGAGCGGGTGCTCGGCCGCATCCAGGAGTTCGACCCATCCGGCGTGGCCGCCCGCGGCCTGGCCGACTGCCTGCTCATCCAGCTCCGGCAGCTCGGCGTGGCCGATGACGCGCTCCCCGTGCGCATCGTGCGCGACTACCTGCCCATGCTCGAGAGCCGCCGCTTCGACCGGCTGGCGCGCGAGCTGGGCGCCACCATCGAGCAGATCGCCGAGGCGACCAAGGTGATCTCGGTGCTCGAGCCCAAGCCCGGGCGCGATTTCGGCGACTCCGACACGCGCTACGTCACGCCGGACGTCCACGTCCACAAGGTGGGCGACGAGTACGTGGTGACGTTGAACGAGGAGGGACTGCCGCGGCTGCGCGTCTCGCACTTCTACCGCCGCATGCTCGGGGAGAACGGCTCGCCCGAAGCGCGCGGCTACATCCAGGAGAAGATGCGGGCCGCCGCCTGGCTCATCAAGTCGATCCACCAGCGGCAGCGCACGCTCTACATGGTCACCTCGAGCATCGTGAAGTTCCAGCGCGACTTCCTCGAGGGCGGCGTCGCCTTCCTGCGCCCGCTCGTGCTGAAGGACGTCGCCAACGACATCGGCATGCACGAGTCGACCGTGAGCCGCGCCACCGCGGGCAAGTACGTGCACACGCCGCAGGGGACCTTCGAGCTCAAGTACTTCTTCACCTCGAGCCTGCGCGGGGGGCAGGGCTCCGAGGTGTCGGCGGAGAGCGTCAAGGAGAAGATCCGGATCATCATCGCCAAGGAGGACGCCCGCAAACCGCTCTCGGACCAGTACATCGCCGAGCTCCTCGGCAAGGAGGAGATCGACATCGCCCGCCGGACGGTTGCCAAGTACCGCGAGCTGATGGGCATCCTGCCCTCGTCGAAACGGAAGCAAGTTTACTGATAGACTCCGCCGGCGATGCCGCCCGCGCCTTCCCGGCCGAAGAGGAGCCGTTTCCGAGAGCGCCAGGACGGGGCCATGCAGATCACGGTCACCTTCCGGCACGTCGACCCGACCCCGCCCCTCAAGGCCTACGCCGAGGAGAAGCTCCAGCGGGTCCGGAAGTACCTCCACCGCCCGGTCGATGCGCACGTGATCCTCTCCGTGTCGAAGGAGCGGCACGTCGCGGAGATCACGCTCAAGGCCGACCACGTGACCATGTTCGCCGAGGAGGAGACCCACGACCTCTACGCGGCGATCGACCTCGCCATCGACAAGCTCGAGCACCAGGCGCAGAAGCTCCACGAGAAGCGCCGCCGCCACAAAGGCGCCGCGGCGGCGCGCGGCGTGTCGGAGGTGACGACCTCGGTGCTGGCCGCGGACCGGCGGCGGCCCGGCGGCGCGCCCGAGGTGATCCGTACCCAGCGCGTGCCGGCCAAGCCGCTCGCGATCGAGGAGGCCGTCGAGCAGCTCGCCGTGTCGGGCGACGAGTTCCTCGTCTTCACCAACGCGTCGAACCAGCGCCTCGCCGTCCTCTACCGCCGGCGGGACGGTAACTTCGGCCTGATCGAGCCGCAGGGGCGCTAGCTAGGGCGCGGAGCACGGACGCATGAAGATCACCGACATCCTGAGCGAGGACCTGGTGCTCCCCGCTCTCGCCGGGCGCTCGAAGGACGACGTCATCGAGGAGCTGGCCCGGGCGGTGGCGGAGCGGCACCGGGACGAGGTCGACTTCGCCAAGCTCGTCCAGGCGCTCGAGGATCGCGAGAAGCTGAACAGCACGGCGCTGGGCGAGGGGGTCGCCATTCCGCACGGCAAGCTCCCGGGCCTGCGGCGCGTGATCGCCGCCTTCGGGCGCAGCCCGGGCGGCGTCGACTTCAGCTCGCTCGACGGCAAGCCGACGCATCTCTTCTTCCTGCTCGTGGCCCCGGAGGACTGCGCCGGCGCGCACCTGAAGGCCCTGGCGCGCATCTCGCGGCTCTTGAAGGACGAGTCGTTCCGCCAGCGGCTGATGCGCGCGACGACGGCCGCCGACCTCTACCGCACCATCCGCGAGGAGGACGAGAAGTATTGACGGTGCGGGTGCGTGAGCTGCTCGAGGAGGCAGGTGCGGCGCTCCGCCTGCGGCTCGTCTCCGGTGCTCGCGGCCTCGAGCGCGCGATCGCGCTGCCGCGCCTCCAGCAGCCCGGCCTGGCCCTCGCCGGCTATCTGCCCCAGCTCCATCCCGACCGCGTCCAGGTGCTCGGCAACAGCGAGACCTCCTACCTGGCTACGCTCGAGCCCGCGCGGGCGCGCGCCGCGGTCGCCGCGGTGGCGACGGCGGGGGTGGCGTGCTTCGTAGTGACCAACGACACCGCGCCGCCCGCGGTGTTGACCGAGCCGGCCGAGGCGGCGGGCGTGGCCGTGCTCGGCTCGGCGCTGCGCACCGCGGATTTCATCCGCAGCACGACCGCCTGGCTCGAGGAGCGCATGGCGCCGGAGGTGAGTCTCCACGGCGACCTGGTCGAGATACACGGCCTCGGCGTCCTCATCCTCGGCAAGAGCGGGATCGGGAAGAGCGAGGCGGCGCTCGATCTGGTCGTGCGCGGGCACCGCCTGGTCGCCGACGACGTGGTGCTGGCGCGCCGCATCTCGCCGACCGTCGTGCGCGGGCGTGCCGCGCGGCTCCTCGAGTACCACATGGAGATCCGCGGCCTCGGGGTGATCGACATCGCAGGGCTCTTCGGCACGCTCGCGACGCTGGAGGAGCGCCAGATCGACCTGGTGGTCGAGCTGGTCGAGTGGCCCGGCGGCGCCGACCGCCTCGCGCTGGTCGAGGGATGCTATCCGCTCCTCGAGATCGAGCTGCCGCTGGTGCGCGTTCCGGTGCGCCCGGGCCGCAGCATGGCGATGCTGATCGAGACCGCGGCGCGCAACCACCTCCTCCGCAGCCGCGGCCGGCACGGCGCGCTCGACTTCGCCGAACGCATCGACGAGGAGATCGCCAGCCGCCGCCGGCGCCGCGCCGGGGAACCGGAGTGAGCGTGTGACCGAGGGGCTGCGCCTGGCCGTGGTGACCGGCCTCTCCGGCTCGGGCAAGAGCAGCGCCATCAAGGTGCTCGAGGACCTGGGGTTCTACTGCATCGACAACCTGCCGGTGGCGCTCATCCCCCGCTTCGTCGAGCTGCGGCAGAGCTCGGGCGAGGAGGTGCGGCGCGTGGCGCTCGGCCTCGACGCGCGCGACCGGCACTTCCTCGACGAGTTCCCGCGCGTCTTCGAGGAGCTGCGTGGGCGCGGCGTCGCGCTCGAGGTGCTCTACCTCGATGCGAGCGACGATGTGCTGGTGCACCGCTTCAGCGAGACGCGCCGGCCGCATCCCGCCGCCGGGGGCGGCGGACTCGCCGACGCCATCCGGCGCGAGCGCGAGAAGCTGCGGCCGCTGCGCGAGGTCGCTGACCGCGTCCTCGACACCAGCGCGCTCACCGTGCACGAGCTGCGCAGCGCGCTGCGCGACCTCGTCGACCACCCCGAGGCGGGCACGATGACGATCGCGCTCGTGTCGTTCGGCTACAAGTACGGCCTCCCGACCGACGCGGACCTGGCGCTCGACTGCCGCTTCCTCCCCAACCCCTTCTTCGTCGAGGAGCTGCGCACCAAGACGGGCGCCGATCCGGCGGTCGCCGACTGGGTGCTGCGCCGCGAGGAGGCCGCGGAATTCCTCCGCCACGTCCTCGACCTCCTCGACTTCACCCTGCCGCGCTATCAGCGCGAGGGGAAGAGCTATCTCACCATCGCGCTCGGCTGCACGGGCGGCCGCCATCGCTCGATCGTGTTGGTCGATGAGCTGAGCCGCCGGCTCGCGGCGCGGGGCCACCGCGTGCTCGTCCGCCACCGGGACGCCGAGCGCTGATTGCTTGCCCGAGCCGGGCTGCCGGAGTAAGCATTGCATGATGGTCGGAATCGTCGTGGTCGGGCATGGGCGGTTGGCGGAGGAGATGGTGCAGACGCTCGAGGGCGTGCTCGGCCCGCTCGAGGGCCTGGCGAGCGTGGCCGCCGCCTTCAGCGACCCGCCCGACGCGATCCGCGAGCGCATCGCGAGCGCGGTGCGCGGGGTCGATCGCGGGGACGGCGCGCTCATCGTCACCGACATGCTGGGCGACACGCCGACCAACCTGAGCCTCGCGGTCGCGCGCGAGACCGGCGCCGAGGTGGTGGCCGGGGTCAACATGCCGATCCTCGTCAAGCTCGCGACCGCGCGCGGCCAGATGGACGCCCGCAGCCTGGCGTGCTTCATCCAGCGCTACGGGCAGGACCACATCTTCTGGGCGACCGCGCCGCGCGGCGACGCCCGCGCGCGCCACGCAGACGCCGATGGGCGCCGCGACCACTGACGAGCACCGCGCCAGCCTGGAGATCCGCAACCGCCTCGGGCTGCACGCGCGCGCGGCCGCGCTCCTCGTGCAGACCGCCAGCCGCTTCGACGCCGAGGTGACGATCGCCAAGGACGGGCAGGTGGTGAACGGGCGCAGCATCATGGGCGTCATGATGCTCGCCGCCGAGCAGGGGAGCCGCATCGACGTGGCGACCAGCGGACCCCAGGCCACCGAGGCGCTGGCCGCCATCCGCGAGCTGGTCGCCGCGTGCTTCAACGAGCCCGAGTAGCCCGCCCGTCGCGCTGGGTTGCTCCGCCGGACGGGCATCGGATATACCCGCGAGCCGTGTTGAGGAACTACGTCTTCACGTCGGAATCGGTCAACGAGGGCCATCCCGACAAGGTCTGCGACCAGATCTCGGACGCCGTCCTCGACGCGTTCCTCGCCGAGGACCCGGACAGCCGGGTCGCCTGCGAGGCGCTCATCAAGACGGGGCTCGTGGTCATCGCCGGCGAGATCACGAGCCAGGCGCGGGTCGAGTTCGGCGAGATCGCGAGGAAGGTGATCCGCGACATCGGCTACACGAGCGCCGAGAGCGGCTTCAACTGCGACAGCTGCGCCATCGTGACGGCCATCGAGCGGCAGTCGCTCGACATCTCGCAGGGCGTCACGGAGGGCGAGGGGCTCTTCAAGGAGCAGGGCGCCGGCGACCAGGGGATGATGTTCGGCTACGCCTGCGACGAGACCCGGGAGTACATGCCCTTCGCCATCTACACCGCGCACCGCATCGGGCAGCGGCTCGGCGAGGCGCGGCGCTCGGGGCTGCTCCCCTTCCTCCGGCCCGACGGCAAGTGCCAGGTGACGGTCGAGTACCGCGACGGGCAGGCGGTGCGGGCCGACACGGTGGTCGTCTCGACGCAGCACGCCCCCGAGGTCTCCTACGGCGCGCTCAAGGAGGCGATCGTCGAGGAGGTGGTGAAGAAGGTCATCCCGTCCGAGTTCCTCGACGGGTCGACCGTCTACTACATCAACCCGACCGGCCGCTTCGTCGAGGGCGGGCCCAAGGGTGACTGCGGCCTCACCGGGCGGAAGATCATCGTCGACACGTACGGCGGTTACGGGCGGCACGGGGGCGGCGCCTTCAGCGGCAAGGACCCCTCGAAGGTCGACCGGAGCGCCGCCTACATGGCGCGCCACATCGCCAAGAACATCGTCGCCGCCGAGCTCGCCGGCCGCTGCGAGGTCCAGCTCGCCTACGCGATCGGGGTCGCCGATCCGGTCTCCGTGCTGGTCGACACCTTCGGCACCGGCGCCGTGCCCGACGAGAAGATCGCGACGATCGTCCGCGAGGTGTTCGACTTGAAGCCCGCGGCCATCATCCGCGCGCTCGGGCTGAAGCGCCCCATCTACCAGCGCACCGCCTCCTACGGCCACTTCGGGCGCGTCCCCGACGGGCCGTACTTCACCTGGGAGCGCACCGACCGCATCGGCGACCTGCGCTCCGCCGCCGGGCTCGGGCGGGCCGCGGGACGCTGAACGGGAAGGACTCATGAAGACGACCGCGAAGCTCAAGTCCGTCGCACCGGCGCGCGCGGCGCGCCCGCGCTTCAAGGTGAAGGACCTGGCGCTCGCCGAGCTCGGCCGCAGGGAGATCCGCCTGGCCGAGCAGGAGATGCCCGGCCTAATGGCGCTGCGCGCGAAGCACGCGTCTGTGAAGGCGCTCCGCGGCGCGCGCATCACGGGCTCGCTCCACATGACGGTGCAGACCGCGGTGCTGATCGAGACGCTCATGGATCTGGGCGCGGAGGTGCGCTGGGCCTCGTGCAACATCTTCAGCACGCAGGACCCGGCCGCCGCGGCGGTCGTGGTCGGGCGGGACGGCACCCCCGCCAAGCTGCGCGGTACGGCCGTCTTCGCCTGGAAGGGCGAGACGCTCGAGGAGTACTGGTGGTGCACCAACGAGGCGCTCGTGTGGCCCGACGGCGCCGGCCCCGATCTCATCGTCGACGACGGCGGCGACGCCACGCTCCTCGTGCACAAGGGAGTCGAGTTCGAGAAGGCCGGCAGGGTGCCCGCCTTCAACCCCGCCAAGGATCCCGAGGAGTGGGGCGTCGTCCTGGCGCTCCTCCGCCGCCTCCAGAAGGACGCGCCGGGGCAGTGGAAGCGCGTCGCCCGCTCCATCCGCGGCGTGAGCGAGGAGACCACGACCGGCGTGCACCGCCTTTACCAGATGGCGAAGGAGGGCACGCTTCTCTTCCCTGCCATCAACGTCAACGACTCGGTCACCAAGAGCAAGTTCGACAACATCTACGGCTGCCGCCACTCGCTGATCGACGGACTCAATCGCGCCACCGACGTCATGCTGGGCGGCAAGGTGGCGGTGGTGTGCGGCTTCGGCGAGGTGGGCAAGGGCTCGGCCGAGGCGCTCCGCGGCCAGGGGTGCCGCGTGATCGTGACCGAGATCGACCCCATCTGCGCGCTGCAGGCAGCCATGCAGGGCTACGAGGTCGCGACCGTCGAGGACCACGTGGAGACGGCCGACATCTTCGTCACCGCCACCGGCGACTTCCACGTCATCACCGCCGCGCACATGGCGCGCATGAAGGACAAGGCGATCGTCGGCAACATCGGCCACTTCGACCACGAGATCGACATGGCGGGCCTGGCCAGGCTGCCGGGCGTGAAGCGCGTCAACATCAAGCCCCAATACGACGAGTGGGTGTTCCCCGACGGGCACTCGGTGCTGGTGCTGGCCGAGGGCCGGCTGCTCAACCTCGGCTGCGCGACGGGTCACCCCTCGTTCGTGATGAGCGCGTCCTTCACCAACCAGGTACTGGCTCAGCTCGAGCTGTGGCGGAATGCCGCCGGGTACGGGAAGGCGGTGCACATGCTCCCCAAGCAGCTCGACGAGGAGGTGGCGCGCCTGCATCTCGAGAAGCTCGGCGTGAAGCTCACGAAGCTCACGCCGGAGCAGGCGGCGTACATCGGCGTCGCCCCCGAGGGGCCGTACAAGCCGGAGCACTACCGGTACTAGTCCTAGGAGGCCGTGACGGCCTACACGAAGCTCGCCGCCACCGAGTCGGCGAAGCGGAAGCCGCGCGCGGTCAGGCGCACGCGGCCGCCGCTCACCTCGACGAGCCCGTCGGCGATCAGGCGCTCGAGGTGCGGGAAGGCGGCATCGAGCGCCACGCCGAAGCGGCGCCGGAACCGCTCGAGATCGACGCCGGCCGCCTGCCGGAGCCCGGTGAAGCAGAACTCGCCGCGCGCCTGGGCCGGGCTGAGCCGCTCCTCGGTCGCAACCGCCGTCCCGCGTTCGCGCACGGCCGCGACGTAGCGCTCGGGAAGGCGCTCGTTCGTCCAGCGCCGCCCGGGCGCGGGCTCGGCGCTGAAGGAGTGCGCCCCGGCGCCGAGGCCGAGGTAGTCCGAGCCGTCCCAGTAGCTCGTGTTGTGGCGCGAGGCGAAGCCGGGACGAGCGAAGCTCGAGACCTCGTAGCGCGCGTAACCGGCGGCCGCGAGCCGCTCGAGCGCCGCCTCGGCCATCGCGGCCTCGCCGTCCTCCTCGACCGCGCGGAGCCGGCCACTCGCGCGCCAGGCATGGAAGGGGGTGCCCGGCTCGTAGGTGAGGGTGTAGGCCGAGACGTGCTCGGGTCCGAGGGCGAGCGCGGCCTCGAGATCGTCCTCCCACTCGGCAAGCGTCTGTCCCGGCACGGCGAAGATCAGGTCGAGGCTCAGGTTCGCGAAGCCGGTGGCCCGCGCCGCCGCTGCCGCGGCGCGGACGTCGGCCGCGCCGTGGTCGCGGCCGAGCGTGCGCAGATGCCCGGCGTGGAAGGACTGCGCGCCCAGCGAGAGGCGGTTCACGCCCGCGGCGCGGTAGCCCGCCAGGCGCTCGCGCGTGACGGTACCCGGGTTCGCCTCGAGCGTCACCTCGGCGCTGCCGGCGATGCCGAAGGTGTGCGCGACCGCGTCGAGGACGGTCGCGATGGCTGCGGGCGAGAGGAGCGACGGCGTCCCGCCGCCCAGGTAGACGGTCTTCGCGCACCGCCCCCGCCACGGCGCGCCCCGGGCCCACGCACGCAGCTCCGCGACCACGGCCTCCACGTACGAGCGCTCGGGCGGCTCGGCGCTCGGGTACACGTTGAAGTCGCAGTACGGGCAGACGTGCCGGCACCACGGCACGTGCACGTAGAGCGCGAAGGGCTCCGCCGTCATGCGAGCGCGCCCAGCGCCCGCTCGAGCTCGAGCACCGAGCCGATCGACAGGTCGGCCCCGGGCACGGGCGGGCCGCCGTCGGCGATGTACACGGTCCGCATGCCGAGCTGGCGCGCCGCGCGCAGGTTGACGGCCCGGTCCTCGACCAGGATGCAGTCGCGCCCGAGCGCGTGCATATCCGCGAGCACCATCTGATATGCCTGCACGTAGGGCTTGGGGACGAAGGCGAGGCGCTCGAGGCCGTAGACGCGGAAGAAGAGCGGGCGCACCCCGAGGCAGTCGAGGACGCCGCGCGCGTGCGCCGCCGAGCCGTTGGTCACCGCCACCTTGAGGAGCGGGATGCGGCCGAGCATCGCGCCGAGCGGCGGGTCCGGCGCGAGCAGCTCGCCCAGCTCGATCGCGTGCACGAAGCGCAGGTAGTCGTGGGGGTCGATGCCGCGGCGGTGCATGAGCCCGTGGAGCGTCGTCCCGTAGTCGCTCCACAGCCGCCGGCGGATGTCGTCCACCTGGGCGGCGTCGATGCCGACCCGCTCGATCAGGTAGCGGTTGATGAGCGTGTCGACCCGCTCGACGACGCCGCGCGAGGGCGGGTAGAGCGTGTTGTCGACGTCGAGGAGGAGGAGGCTCCGGGGCATCCGGGTCAGCGATACCGCCGCAGCAGCGCGATCACGACGCCGCGGATCTCCACGTCGGCGGCGCGTGCGACGATGGGAGCGAGCTTCTCGTTGGCGGGCACGAGGCGGACGCGCCCGCGCTCGCGGTGGAGCTTCTTGACGGTCGCCTCGCCGCGCACGAGCGCGACCACGGTGGCGCCGTTCTCGGCGTCGGGGCGCGACGCGACCACGATCAGGTCGCCGTCGAGGATGCCGTCGCGGACCATCGAGTCGCCGCATACGCGCAGCGCGAAGGTCTCGCCGCGACCGAGCAGCTCCTCGGGCAGGGTCACGGTCTCGGGTACCTCCACCGGCTCGATGGGCGTGCCCGCGGCCACCCGCCCGAGGAGCGGGACCGCGACCGCCGCGCCGACGGCCGGCACCTCGGTCAGCTCGAGCGCGCGGCTGTGGTTCGCCAGGCGCCGGATGCGCCCCTTTCGCTCGAGGTTGGTGAGGTGCTTGTGCACGGTCGCCAGCGAGCCGAGCGCGAATTGCCGCCCGATCTCGTCGAGCGTGGGCGCGTAGCCGTGCTCCGCGATGTAGGCGCGCAGGAAGTCGAGCAGCTCCTTCTGTCGCTTGGTGAGCATCCGCAGCCCCTCCGCGGGCGTGCACCATAAGCGAAGAAGAGGCGAAAGACAAACTCTTCCGCTTCCAAGCATTGCGACGGCCGGACGCGGGCGGCAGAACCGCGCTGAGTGTCTGGGCGAGGGGGTGCTCCATGCGGATGGTCGGGATGGTTCTCGTGTTGGCAATCGGCAGCGCGCCCATCGTCGTGCTTGCGGACGGACCCGGCGGCGGCCGGCGCGTCACCCGCTGCTGCCTCGAGCTCGAGCTGCCGGGCGTTCCGCCGGGCCCCGTGTGCACGCAGGTGCACGGGCGCCACGGCCTGCGTCCTCGGCTCGCGTGCCGGCTGCTGGGCGGGCGACCCATCGGGCGGGGCGACTGCAGCCCGGCGGCCTGCCAGGTGCCGCCCGCGTGAGCGCCCTCGTGGCGGTCACGCCGGGTGCGGGATCGCCCCCGACCGCGCGTTTGCGGGGCTGCGATGCGGCCGTTATGCTCGGTGGCGTGCGGCTCATGCTGGCGTGCCGCCTGGCGCTCGCGGCGGTCGCGGCCGGGCTCGCGGCGCCGGCCGCATGGAGTGACGAGGGCGCGCCCGAGCGGGTCATCCGCTACGAGCGGGACACGCTCACCGTGCACGTCACGAGCATGCCGGTGACCGAGGTCCTCGACGAGCTCGGCCGGCAGAGCGGCGCGAAGATCCAGGGCCAGATGCGCGACCCGCGCGTGCTGAGTGTCGAGTTCGAGGCGGTGCCGCTCGCCGACGCGCTCCATCGGCTCCTCGGGGATCAGAACTTCGCGCTCGTGTACGGGAATGAGGGGCAGCTCAAGTCGGTGCGCTTGCTCGGCGGCCCGCAGGCCGTCCCCGCCGCACCCGCGACGGCGGCCGCCTCGCCCGCGAACCAGCCGGCGGCGCCGGCGAGCGTGATGGACGCCCTCGCGAACCACCCGCCCATCCCGGTCACCGGGCGCCTGGGCGACGTCATCGGCGGCCACGACGCCACCCTCCTCCAGCTCGCCGACCTGGGGGTCCACCACGCGGACGCGACGGTGCGCGCTCAGGCGGCGCGCGCCTTCATTGCCGCCGTCGACACCGATCCGACGCTCCGCGCCAGCGTCCTGACACAGCTCAACGCGATGGACGAGGGGACGCTCAGCAACCTCCTCCGCAACGCGGCCGGTGCGCACGCCGAGGAGGTGGCAATGCAGATCCTGGCCAACGCACGCGCCACCGAGATCCGCAGCAAGGCGTCGGCAGTACTGCAGCGGCTGCGGGCCGGGGGCTAGGGGGCCGCCTCCTAGGGGGATCGCTCCGGGCGCTGGTGGTGTGCGCGCTGGTAGCGCACCACGGCGGCGTGGTGGGCGGCGAGCGTGGTCGAGAACTCGTGGCTCCCGTCGCCGCGGGCGACGAAGTAGAGATAGTCGACGGGGGCGGGGTCGAGGGCCGCTTCGAGTGCGTCCTTGCCGGGGTTGGCGATCGGCGTGGGGGGGAGGCCGCTGATCGTGTAGGTGTTGTACGGCGTCGGGCGGGCGAGGTCGGCACGCGTGATGGTGCGGCTCGCGTCCGCGCGGCCGTAGAGGACCGTGGGGTCGGACTGGAGCGGCATGCCGCGGTGGAGGCGGTTCAGGAACACCGCCGCCACCAGGCGACGCTCCTCGGGGCGCGCCGTCTCCTCCTCGACGAGCGAGGCCAGGGTCACGGCCTGCTCCTCGGTGAGGCCCTGCGCGCCGGCGCGCCGCGCGAGCGACGGGCCGAAGATCTCGCGGAAACGGTGCACCATGGTGCGCAGGATGCGCTCCTGGGGCGTGGCGAGCGGGAACTGGTAGGTGTCGGGGAAGAGGTAGCCTTCCGCGCCCGCGGGCGGCAGGTCTTCCGAGGCGAGGAAGGTCGGATCCTCGAGCAGGCAGAGGAAGCTCTCCTCCGCCCCGAAGCCGCTCGCGGCTAGGAGCTGGACCACCTGCCGGACCGTGAGGCCCTCGGCCACGGTGAGCTGGTGGACGGGGTCGGGGGGACCCGTCAGGCGCGCGAGCAGCTCGAGCGGCGAGAGCGGGGTCGTGATCCAGTACTCGCCCCAGTGCACCGCGCGGTCCTGCCGCGTGAGGCGCGCCCAGACGACGAGCGCCAGCGGATGGCGGAGCACGCCCTGGCGGCGCAGGTCCTCGGCGACGTCGGCGAAGCGCTCGCCCTCCTCGAGCGTGACCGTCACGGGCGTGGGCCGCGGCGGCCCGGGGGCGCGCAGGAGGAGCACGAAGGCGACGACGGCGCCCGCCGCGGCGAGGACGGCGCCGGCGGCGAGGAGACGGATCACGGCTGGCGCGCGAGGTAGCCCTCGAGGATGAGCGTCGCGGCCACCTTGTCGACCACCTCGCGCCGCCGCCGGCGGCTCACGTCCGCCTCGAGGAGCACGCGTTCCGCGGCGACCGTCGTCAGGCGCTCGTCCCAGAACTCGAGCGGCAGGGCCAGGTGCGCGGCCGCCCGCTCGGCGAAGGCTCGGACGCGAGCCGCGGCTGGGCCCTCCGTGCCGCGCATGTCGAGCGGCAACCCCACCACCAGGCGGGCCGGCGTGTACGGGGCGAGCAGCGCGGCCAGGGCCTCGAGATCACGCCGGCCGCCCACGCGGCGGATGACCCCCACCCCCTGCGCCGTGATGCCGAGCTCGTCGCTCACCGCCACGCCGATCCGCGCCTCGCCCACGTCGAGTGCAGCGATCCGCATCGCCTGGCGCTTAACATCCGCCCCGCGGGCCCGCAACGCGGCGTCTGGCCGGCGGCCCCGAGAAACGGCCGCGCGAGAACGGGATTGACGCGCGGCACGCGACCCGGTGCAGTCGTCCCGAGCCTGCTCGGGACAGTACCGGACGGTCGCTTCCGGCGACGAGCTGAAGGGCCTTTGGCAGGTAGCCGATACTCTCAAGCAAGCTTCGCCCAGACTCTCTCGCGTCGCGTCCGCCGTACAGCGCGGCCGGATCGGAGAAGGGCCGACAGCGTGCCCGGACGACGGATGCTCGGCACCCCGCGGAGGCTCACGGCCCTCGGCTGCGCGATGGCGCTGCTCGAGCCCGGGCTCGGAGCTGCGGCCACCCACCGGCGTCCGGCGCGCGCGGAGCAGCACCATCCCGAGCGGCTGGCGTGCCCCGTGCGGGCCGCGGCCCGCGAGCGGGGCACGCCCGGCATCGCCGAAGAGCACGTCCACGTCCGCCGCGGCGACACGCTGGAGAGCCTGGTCGCCGCACGCGGCGTCGCCGCTGCCGAGGCCCGGCCGTGGGTCGCCGCCGCCGCCGTCCACGACCTCCGCCGCCTCACGCCGCGCCGCGGGCTCACCCTCAGCTTCGACCGTGACACCCACACGCTCGAGGCGATCCGCTACGAGATGGACGACCGCTCGCTCCTCGCCCTCGAGCGGACCGCGAGCGGCATCCGCGCCGAGCGCGCCCCGCTCCCCTATTTGACCGAGGTGAAGGGCGTGGCGCGACGGATCGAGCGCGGGCTGCGCGAGGACGCGACCGGCTCGGGCGTGCCACCGCGGGTCGTCTCCGAGCTGGCCGACATCTTCAGCTGGGAGCTCGACCTGGAGAGCGACCTCCGCCCCGGCGACGAGTTCCGCGTGCTCTACGAGAACACGCGGCAGGCCGCCGAGGCCGTGGCGGTCACCGTGATCGCCGCCGAGATCATCGCCGGCGGCCGGGAGCTGACGGCCGTCTTCTTCGAGGATGACGACGGCCACGGCGCCTACTACCAGCCGAGCGGCGAGCCGCTGTCGCGGGAGTTCCTGCGCTACCCGCTCGAATTCATGGAGATCACCTCGCAGTTCTCGCCGCTGCGCCGCCACCCGATCCTGAGCCGCAGCCGCCCGCACCTGGGCGTCGACTTCGCCGCGCCGCC contains:
- the hemW gene encoding radical SAM family heme chaperone HemW produces the protein MTAEPFALYVHVPWCRHVCPYCDFNVYPSAEPPERSYVEAVVAELRAWARGAPWRGRCAKTVYLGGGTPSLLSPAAIATVLDAVAHTFGIAGSAEVTLEANPGTVTRERLAGYRAAGVNRLSLGAQSFHAGHLRTLGRDHGAADVRAAAAAARATGFANLSLDLIFAVPGQTLAEWEDDLEAALALGPEHVSAYTLTYEPGTPFHAWRASGRLRAVEEDGEAAMAEAALERLAAAGYARYEVSSFARPGFASRHNTSYWDGSDYLGLGAGAHSFSAEPAPGRRWTNERLPERYVAAVRERGTAVATEERLSPAQARGEFCFTGLRQAAGVDLERFRRRFGVALDAAFPHLERLIADGLVEVSGGRVRLTARGFRFADSVAASFV
- a CDS encoding adenosylhomocysteinase, producing the protein MKTTAKLKSVAPARAARPRFKVKDLALAELGRREIRLAEQEMPGLMALRAKHASVKALRGARITGSLHMTVQTAVLIETLMDLGAEVRWASCNIFSTQDPAAAAVVVGRDGTPAKLRGTAVFAWKGETLEEYWWCTNEALVWPDGAGPDLIVDDGGDATLLVHKGVEFEKAGRVPAFNPAKDPEEWGVVLALLRRLQKDAPGQWKRVARSIRGVSEETTTGVHRLYQMAKEGTLLFPAINVNDSVTKSKFDNIYGCRHSLIDGLNRATDVMLGGKVAVVCGFGEVGKGSAEALRGQGCRVIVTEIDPICALQAAMQGYEVATVEDHVETADIFVTATGDFHVITAAHMARMKDKAIVGNIGHFDHEIDMAGLARLPGVKRVNIKPQYDEWVFPDGHSVLVLAEGRLLNLGCATGHPSFVMSASFTNQVLAQLELWRNAAGYGKAVHMLPKQLDEEVARLHLEKLGVKLTKLTPEQAAYIGVAPEGPYKPEHYRY
- a CDS encoding pyrimidine 5'-nucleotidase; amino-acid sequence: MPRSLLLLDVDNTLYPPSRGVVERVDTLINRYLIERVGIDAAQVDDIRRRLWSDYGTTLHGLMHRRGIDPHDYLRFVHAIELGELLAPDPPLGAMLGRIPLLKVAVTNGSAAHARGVLDCLGVRPLFFRVYGLERLAFVPKPYVQAYQMVLADMHALGRDCILVEDRAVNLRAARQLGMRTVYIADGGPPVPGADLSIGSVLELERALGALA
- the lexA gene encoding transcriptional repressor LexA, giving the protein MLTKRQKELLDFLRAYIAEHGYAPTLDEIGRQFALGSLATVHKHLTNLERKGRIRRLANHSRALELTEVPAVGAAVAVPLLGRVAAGTPIEPVEVPETVTLPEELLGRGETFALRVCGDSMVRDGILDGDLIVVASRPDAENGATVVALVRGEATVKKLHRERGRVRLVPANEKLAPIVARAADVEIRGVVIALLRRYR
- a CDS encoding methionine adenosyltransferase, which gives rise to MLRNYVFTSESVNEGHPDKVCDQISDAVLDAFLAEDPDSRVACEALIKTGLVVIAGEITSQARVEFGEIARKVIRDIGYTSAESGFNCDSCAIVTAIERQSLDISQGVTEGEGLFKEQGAGDQGMMFGYACDETREYMPFAIYTAHRIGQRLGEARRSGLLPFLRPDGKCQVTVEYRDGQAVRADTVVVSTQHAPEVSYGALKEAIVEEVVKKVIPSEFLDGSTVYYINPTGRFVEGGPKGDCGLTGRKIIVDTYGGYGRHGGGAFSGKDPSKVDRSAAYMARHIAKNIVAAELAGRCEVQLAYAIGVADPVSVLVDTFGTGAVPDEKIATIVREVFDLKPAAIIRALGLKRPIYQRTASYGHFGRVPDGPYFTWERTDRIGDLRSAAGLGRAAGR
- the mltG gene encoding endolytic transglycosylase MltG is translated as MIRLLAAGAVLAAAGAVVAFVLLLRAPGPPRPTPVTVTLEEGERFADVAEDLRRQGVLRHPLALVVWARLTRQDRAVHWGEYWITTPLSPLELLARLTGPPDPVHQLTVAEGLTVRQVVQLLAASGFGAEESFLCLLEDPTFLASEDLPPAGAEGYLFPDTYQFPLATPQERILRTMVHRFREIFGPSLARRAGAQGLTEEQAVTLASLVEEETARPEERRLVAAVFLNRLHRGMPLQSDPTVLYGRADASRTITRADLARPTPYNTYTISGLPPTPIANPGKDALEAALDPAPVDYLYFVARGDGSHEFSTTLAAHHAAVVRYQRAHHQRPERSP